In Desulfomonile tiedjei, the DNA window GGAGTGCGAGTAGATGACCGCGTTTATCGGCTTTTTACCCAGGTGGCGGAAAACCAGCTCGATGTTGTTCTTTGCGTTTTCTATGCTGATATGCGGATCAATGACTATGTAGCCTGTTCGGCCTTCGATGATCGTCATGTTGGACGCAGACTGGCTGCGCACCTGGTACACGCCGTCGGTCACCTTGAATAGGCCGTGGAGTGCGTTGATGACTGCGTGGCGCCAGAGGCTTGGGTTCACTGTCGGCGGTGCATCACCCTTCAGAAACGCATCATATTCCGCGTTGCTCCATATGACGTTGCCTTGAGCGTCCTTCAGTACGAGGTCCTGGTCAGTGGCGATAAACCCTCTTGTCGCGAACTTGAAATCTTCCTGGTCCGCCCATTTCAGGTTAGGGTTCTGGTACAGGCCTTGGTTGGCTTTCTTTGTGAAATCCGTGCAATCATCCGCACAAGCCTGCCCGCGGAAGTTGCCTGAGGTGACAAGAAGAACAGCGGCAAGAATCCAAAAAATGGCTCTCAATTTCATCGGACTCCTTTCCATATGTCGTTGCCTCTCGGTCCGTATGTGGCCGTCAGACGGCCCGGCCAATCACTCTGACCGGGTGGCGGTATAGTTTTCGCATCTTTCCAGAAGGGCGCTTCTGAGCTTCAGCCTTTTATCGACAATGTCGGCAAGCTTAGAGTCGGCCGAGTCGGCCGCGGCGACTTGCTCAGTGTACTTGGCGTAATCCGCTGCCAGGGCCAGGAGAGCATCGTCGTCACGGCCTTTCAGAGCGGCCTTCAGCTCCGCCTGAGCCTCAGCGTACCTTTCTTCCCGCCGTTCTTTCTCCGCGATCGAACGTGCTGCATCTATTTTTGCAATGTATGTTTCTACTGCCTTACATTCCAGGCGGGGCAATTCCCGGCCTGATGGTTTTCCCGGCCCGCCGGATTGCTGAGCGTGACCAAATGGCGCCATCCCAAGACAGACGGCCCCGACAATTACCCAGATTGCCAGTCTATTCATGACAATTCCTCACGAATGCTTAAACCCTTCTACGAATGTACAACGACACGTTCAACTCACAGGAAGCCCTTGTTGTATAAAAACGGTCGATCCGAATCTTCGCGTTTCATTTTGCGCCGCGTCTCTTGAACTTCTGCATGAGCACGTACATCGGTGGCGTGAAGAACACCCCCAGCATGGTGACTCCCAACATTCCGAAGCACACGGCGGTCCCTACCGCTTGCCGACTGGCAGCGCCCGCGCCGGTAGCGATCACCAGCGGGGTGACGCCTATAATAAAGGCGAAAGATGTCATGATGATCGCTCTAAAACGGAGCTTGGCTCCTTCGACCGCAGCTTCCAGCGGCGACTTGCCTTGAGCCTGTTTTTCTCGCGCGAATTCCACCACCAGGATCGCGTTCTTGGCCGACAACCCGACAAGGAGCACAAGGCCGACTTGCGTATAGAGACTGTTATCCAGTCCACGTAAAGCCAGCCCTACGACCGCGCCCAATACCGCGAGCGGCACTATTGCGACAACGGCTATCGGGTCGATCCAGCTCTCGTACTGGGCCGCGAGAATCATTACGACTATGAGGACGGCCAAGGCAAAAACCATGTACACCTGACCGGTGACTTTTTTCTGCTGGTACGCCACCCCTGTCCATTCATAGCCCGTGCCGGGAGGAAGTGTTTCACCGGCCAGATCCTCCATAGCCTTTATCACTTGTCCGGAACTCACACCAGGAGCGCTCTCACCGATGACGCGAATGGCCGGAAACATGTTGTACCGGTCGATCCGCAGGGGACCGGACGAATAATCCAGCTTCACCAGCGTGCCTATGGGGACCATGTTACCATCCTGGTTTTTAACCTGGAGGTTGTTTATGTCTGCGGTTTTGGCTCGGTGAGCTGCGTCCGCCTGGACGGTGACATGCCAAGTGCGGCCGAATTCGTTGAAGTCGTTGACGTACGTCGATCCCAGGTACGCTTGCAGGGTGTCGAATACCGATTGCAGCGGGACCTTGAGATTGAGCGCTTTGGTCCGGTCCACATCGGCGAAAATGGCCGGTGTCGTCGCCCGGAATGTCGAGTTCACCGTGCGCAATTCATTTCGGGCCGAGCCCTCTTTCACCAACTCGTCTGCTGCTTGAGCCAGTTTCACAAGGCCGACGCCGGCTCTATCTTCCAGCCACATTTCGCTGCCTGCGCTTTGGCCGAGACCTACGATAGGGGGCAAGGAGAACGGGAATACCACACCGTCCTGAATGTGGGAAAATTTCTCAGCCAACTCCGACATAATCACTTGTTTAGAGCGCCCTTTCTTAAGGCGGTCGTCCCATGGTTCCAGGGCAGCGAAGCCGCATCCGAGTGTGGGGCCGGTCCCGTCCAGGATGGAGTTGCCGGGTGTGACGGAGAAATGGGCAACTCCATCCGTGGATTTGAGAATATCCATCACCCGTTGCATTGTAGCGTCGGTCCGCTGCAGAGACGCGCCGTCCGGGAGCTGTGCGTTCAACAGGATGAGACCGTCGTCCTCGTCCGGCAGAAATCCGGCGGGGACTTGGGTGAATGCGTAGTACGTAAGGCCTATGGCGGCAAGCCAGATTACGACCATGAGCGGCACATTCTTCACAAGAAACGACACAACTTCAGTGTACCCATGCGTGATTCTGTCGAATACCTTGTCGAACCCCCTGTAGAATGCATTTTTCTCTCCGTGATGCGGCCGCAGCCACACCGAGCACTGCACCGGTTTGAGCGTCATGGCGTTTATCGCACTGAGCAGCGTAGTAAACGCTATGGTCAACGAGAACTGGCGGTAGAGTTGGCCCGAGATCCCTCCCAGAAAGGCCGCGGGGATAAAAACGGCCATGAGGACTAAAGTGATCCCTATAATAGCGCCGGTAATTTCGTTCATAGCTTTAATAGATGCTTCTTTGGCTCCCAAGCCATACTGAGCCATGTTGCGGTCAACGTTCTCCACCACCACAATGGCGTCATCCACCACAATTCCGATAGCCAGCACCACGCCGAACAGAGTGAGCATGTTAATGGAAAAGCCCATCAGGTACATGATCGCGAACGCTCCGACTATCGAGACGGGGACGGTCGTGGCAGGCACCAGGGTGGCTCGCCAATCCTGGAGAAAAATAAAAACCACGATGAATACAAGGATGAATGCCTCAATCAGAGTTATGACAACCTCACGAATTGAGGCCCGGACGAAGTCTGAACTCTCGTAAACGAGCCGGTAATCGACACCCTTGGGAAAGTCCTTTTTCAGCTGGTCCATGGTCCGGTGGACCTCGTCCGCAACGTCCAGGGCGTTAGAACCGGGAGTCTGGTATACGATAAGCGTCACCGCGGGCGATCCGTTGTAATACGATCGGGTATCGTAGCTCTTCGCGCCCAGCTCCACGCGGCCTACATCTTTCATCCGGACTACGCTGCCGTCCTTGCCGGTCTTCACGATAATGTCTTCAAACTGGCGGACGTCGGTCAGACGGCCGAGGGTGTTGATCGTAAGATCGTATTTCTGTCCCTTCGGCGCGGGTTCCT includes these proteins:
- a CDS encoding multidrug efflux RND transporter permease subunit is translated as MFSRFFIDRPILASVISLLIMVAGGVAIFSLPVSQFPQIAPPMVQVTASYPGADPKVVADTVAAPIEQQVNGVENMIYMQSTSARDGSYTLRITFELGTDIDMATVLVQNRVNWAMASLPDEVQRQGVITKKASTSFVTVLSLYSPDGSYDDLFLTNYVTTTIKDQISRLHGVGDVVMFPTKDYSMRFWLNPNRLQYNSLTTNDIVNALKSQNVQVAAGRLGQEPAPKGQKYDLTINTLGRLTDVRQFEDIIVKTGKDGSVVRMKDVGRVELGAKSYDTRSYYNGSPAVTLIVYQTPGSNALDVADEVHRTMDQLKKDFPKGVDYRLVYESSDFVRASIREVVITLIEAFILVFIVVFIFLQDWRATLVPATTVPVSIVGAFAIMYLMGFSINMLTLFGVVLAIGIVVDDAIVVVENVDRNMAQYGLGAKEASIKAMNEITGAIIGITLVLMAVFIPAAFLGGISGQLYRQFSLTIAFTTLLSAINAMTLKPVQCSVWLRPHHGEKNAFYRGFDKVFDRITHGYTEVVSFLVKNVPLMVVIWLAAIGLTYYAFTQVPAGFLPDEDDGLILLNAQLPDGASLQRTDATMQRVMDILKSTDGVAHFSVTPGNSILDGTGPTLGCGFAALEPWDDRLKKGRSKQVIMSELAEKFSHIQDGVVFPFSLPPIVGLGQSAGSEMWLEDRAGVGLVKLAQAADELVKEGSARNELRTVNSTFRATTPAIFADVDRTKALNLKVPLQSVFDTLQAYLGSTYVNDFNEFGRTWHVTVQADAAHRAKTADINNLQVKNQDGNMVPIGTLVKLDYSSGPLRIDRYNMFPAIRVIGESAPGVSSGQVIKAMEDLAGETLPPGTGYEWTGVAYQQKKVTGQVYMVFALAVLIVVMILAAQYESWIDPIAVVAIVPLAVLGAVVGLALRGLDNSLYTQVGLVLLVGLSAKNAILVVEFAREKQAQGKSPLEAAVEGAKLRFRAIIMTSFAFIIGVTPLVIATGAGAASRQAVGTAVCFGMLGVTMLGVFFTPPMYVLMQKFKRRGAK